ATTACAGTCTAAACCCTGCCCCTGCTACCGGAGATGATTCTTCCTATAAGGAAGAGGGGGAGGAACTGGAACCGCAGTTTTAAGATGTAACCGTACATTTATTTGCGAGCTCCTGCCTTTGCAGGAGCTTTCTCTGTGAAAGGGGGAAGAATGGTGGGGAGGGAAGAGGAACATTACAGGGTTGAGAAACTGACGGAGAAGGGGGAGGGGAGATGGAGAATCCTCCTCTCCAACGGCGAAGAGATCGAAGTGGAAGAAGAGGTGGTGATCGATCACCGCCTTCTGCCCGGACAGGAGATCTCACCTTCCATACGGGAAGAGATGGGCCGCTTAAACCGCATCGCTTCCGGCTATGGGAAGGCGATCTCTTACCTTTCCTATCGCCCCCGTTCGACGGCGGAGGTGAAACGGTATCTGATTGGGAAAGGGTATGAGCGGGAGGCGGCGGCGATCCTTAAACGCTTAGAGGAGAAGGGGTATCTGGAT
The DNA window shown above is from Thermicanus aegyptius DSM 12793 and carries:
- a CDS encoding regulatory protein RecX, giving the protein MKGGRMVGREEEHYRVEKLTEKGEGRWRILLSNGEEIEVEEEVVIDHRLLPGQEISPSIREEMGRLNRIASGYGKAISYLSYRPRSTAEVKRYLIGKGYEREAAAILKRLEEKGYLDDRTFAAMWVRERLALKPRGSLLLRKELVEKGIREEWIEEALSAVKPEIEEEEALRLGRKKITALRGKEWDEIKGRLLRYLFQKGYSYSVIESILPTLKEDFRREEE